The sequence GGAAAATACCAGGAGGCGGAAGGGCCTGCCGTGGCTGCGGAAATGCTTATGGAACTTGATTATTCAAAAGATGTCATCAATAGGGTTTGCTACCTGGTGGGTCATCATCATACATATACGGAAATCGACGGAATAGATTATCAAATACTGGTTGAAGCAGATTTTCTTGTTAATATGTATGAAGATGAAATGAGTCCGGATGCAATAAAATCTACTCTAAATAAAGTATTTCGAACAAAAACCGGAAAATGGCTTTGCGAAACCATAAACATCAAATGAATTATATTTCGAAGCCGTTTTTTGAACAAGTGTACACCGTTGTCAAGCAAATACCTTTCGGCAGAGTGATATCATACGGCCGGATCGCCCGGATGCTGGGGCGACCGCATGCGGCGCGAGAGGTCGGTTGGGCCATGCGTTGTTGTCCGGAGCATTTGCCGGCGCAGCGGGTCGTCATGGCGGACGGATCCATCACAGGCGGCATGTATGCGGATATACGCAAGGCTCTTTTGGAAGCCGAAGGAGTGGTTTTCCTGACGGATGGCCGCGTCGATATGGAGTCGTGCCATTGGCCCGGGTGAGCCGCACGCAGTCTTGCAGGGCAACTTGATGAAAATGCTTGTCCTGGCCCTGCTCGTCTCAGCCTTCCTTTACATGGGATTGCTGTTCCTGTTCCAGGAGAAACAGATCTACTTTCCCGACAATCCGACTCGAGAGAAAATGCTCGCCGAGGTCCGTCGTCTCGGCTTGGCCCCCTGGCCCGATGATGAGGGATTCCGGGGGCTATTGCGAGAGCCGACGGGCCGCGTCCGCGGAACGGTCGTGATGTTTCACGGGAATGCGGGGCATGCCGGGCACCGGGAGTGGTATGCGGGCGTCTTCATCCGGTTCGGTTTGCGCCTGATCCTTGCCGAATACCCGGCTTACGGCTCGCGGGACGGATCGCTCGGGGAGAAGTCGCTGGTTGCCGACGCCCAAGAGACGCTCGCGATGGCTCGGCAACGGTTTCCGGGGCCCCTTCTTCTCGCGGGGGAATCGCTCGGAGCCGGTGTCGCCGCCGCCGCGGCGAAGTCCTCCGGCGCGGACGCTGTCCTGCTGATCACTCCCTGGGACAGGATCCAAAGCGTCGCGCGCCATCACTTTCCGTGGCTTCCCGTCGGCCTGCTTCTGCGCGACCGTTATGACAGCAGCGGGAATCTATCGGGTTACAGGGGCCGCGTCGCCGTGGTCATCGCGGGGCGCGACAGCATCGTACCGCCGGAGTTCGGCAGCCGCCTGTTCGAGGACCTCTCCGAACCCAAACGGCTTTGGGTGGTTCCCGCCGCTGATCACAACGACTGGATGGATCGCGTCGATGCGGTGTGGTGGCAATCCGTCGTCGATTTCCTTGTCGACGGTTAACCCTGTCGAGCAACTTCTGGAGCTCCGGCTTAGATCAGGTTGATTCCTTACCTAAAAACAACTCCACGACTCTTTCGGAAAAATCGGGTGCCTCCGAATAAGCTTGTGACAGCCCCTTGATCTTCATGATAGCCGCATCGGAATTCTCATCGGCTATTTTCAGGATTCTCAACAAGGTTTTTACGTATTCTCCACGTCCTGCGTTCAGCTCTTTTATTATGTCTGAATGGTTAGAAACAATGAACAATTTGACTTCTCTTCTGGCTTCATATATGTCCATGCCGCTTGTCAAGGTATTTATCGGATCAAGTGTTATATAATATTGATCCGGAGAATATTCCAGCATTCCTTTGGTGAGCGCATCCGTGCCTGAGGATAGATCAAAAAATAATAATCCTACGATATTACCCCAAAACCAATTGCTCATTTTCGTAGTCAAAAGCATCTTTTTGGGATAATATCCTTCTTTTTCCACTAATAGGTACTTTCCGGTATCTTTATTTACATCAACGCTTATCGGAGAATTTCCGACAAATACATTGTCTATGCTGATCATAGCGTTGTCCGGAGAAGATGAGACAGATATTTTTTGCGATGTCCCGGTAACAAGGGTCGCACAGCCATAAGAAGAGACCATCGCTATCAAAATCACCATTAACATTTTCTTCATGGTTTTTGCCTCCGAGAAATATTTACCTGCTTCTTGCGATGATGCGTAACGGGGGCGCATAAACGGATACATGGTATAGGGCGGAGCCGTTTAGTTCAATACATAAGGCGGTTTCGGAGCTCCCGCAACCTCCGCGTCCCGGTTGGGATCGATGGAGGGGATCGATGGATTGCACCACCTGTCTTCCTCAAGTACCATGCAGGGGACCGTCCCGGGTGGCCAGGTAAATCCGCAAGGAGGGCAACGATGACTTACGGCAGATCGGCGCGCTTCTCGGCAGCGGCAGCGATGATCCTGTTTTCCCTGGCCTTCTCAATCCCCTCCCACGGAATCGACGCTCCGGGCATCAAGACCATGAGCCCGCCCGCGCAAACGACTACATCGCCCTACCAGGTCCAGCCGGCTCCCAAGGCGGGTCCGGCGGGGATCGGTTCGACCGGCGCGTCGGAATGCATCCTGACCTCGGTCTCGCCGGTGGCCGCCGAGGTGGGGAACGAGATCGTGCTCACCGGGCAGGGGCTGAGCGGGAGCTGCTCGGTCTATTTCCAGAACGCCTCCGGAGGGGCCTACGCCGCGGGCAGCCAGACCATCAGCCCTACGCAGATGAAGGTCATCGTGCCTGTCCTGGCTTCGGGGATGGGGACGATTTCGGTAAGACCCAGGAACAGCGCTCTTCCGGCGGGCATCCAGGCCGCGATGGGCGCCAAGCCCTTCGAGGTGAAGCCGACGGTGCCCGTGCTGCAGAGCGTCTCGCATGCTCCCGCCACGACAGGGGAGCAGATCAACGTTTACGGATCGAACTTCAAGCAGGGCGAACCGTACGGCGCATGGTTCGTTTCCTCCACGGGGAAAAGGGTGCCTGCGCCGCCGCTTACCTGGCTTACCGCGACTTCGTTCCGTGTCACCGTGCCGGACCTGGAGCAGAACTTCGGGTATCAGGACGGCGCCCAGTATCCGGATACCTTTTTCGTCACCCGGGGGAGCACGCCGAGCAACCGGCTTCCTCTGAAGGTCCTTCCCGCGCCCCGCTGCCTGTTGAAGACCGTCACACCGGTGGCGGAGTATGCCACGGGGTTCGTGACCCTGAACGGAAGCTACATGCTTCCTGAATGCGATGTCCTCTTCCATTCATCGACGGGGCAGGTGTTCCCGGCCACGAGCAAGCACATCAGGGATTACGGACTCAGCGTGATGATCCCCGATATGCCGGGCGGCAAGGGGTACATTTCCGCCAAACCGGCGGGAACCGCCGCGACGGGCGTCAAGCTCCCCTTCGAGGTCAAGGCACTGACACCCTTGCTGGCCGTGAGGGCCGATCAGATGGATATCGGAGGGTTCGGGCAGAAAATCATGCCTGCCGGTCCGCAGGGGGTAAAAATCTATAAGTCCAACATCACCAAACCGAACGTCCCTCCGTTCGAGTGCCAGGCATCGTACGAGGTGTACCGGAACGGCAGTGTCTACACTTACGTGTACAGCTTCAAGATCGAGGAGTTCGCCGTCACCCAGAGATATCTCAAGTGGATGGGCATCAACTGGCCGGACCGCAACGACGGCGCCTTGAAGTATGGAGTCATCCTGTCCAAATCGGGCATGAACAGCTATGAGGCGAATTACGTCAAGGGGGAGATCCGGCCCGGGGATTGGTTCCTGATCGGCGGGGGAGGAAAGAAGAGCTTCTGCGTCTATATCCAGTCGAAGCGCCCGCCCGCGCAGGGAAAGACGGTCCAGATCGACGACTTCCAGTCGTGGCCGATCTTCATCTACGACTTCATGGCTCCGCAGTAACGAGATGATTACGGGACGATCCTGACGCAGTTCTCCCCGCCGAATTCATTCGCGACGCAGTCGGCGCAGGAGGGATCGTTTTCCCAGCCGCCGTCCGCGATCAGGCGGTATTCGTATCTCCCGGGTTCCAGGGAGAGAGTCGCCTTCCAAATTCCCTTCCTGTCCTTCTTCATCGGGTTCGCGCGGGTATCCCATCGGTTGAAATTCCCCGCCAGGAACACCTCTTTCGCCTCCGGGGCGGAATATTCGAATTTCACCTTTTTGCCGATCGTCTCGGCGGCGCCGTTGGTTTTCGCTTTCTCCCTTATTGCCATGTCGACGGACCCCCTTTTGTCTTTGATTCCATTGGCCGGAAGGACCGTGGTTTTCCGTGAGCGAGGTCTTCCATCAGGGTCTTGACGCACTCGAAGGCGGCCGGCTTCTTGATGAGATGATCGATCCCGGCACGCCGGAGATCGGATTTCGTCAAACCCGTGGGATACCCCGCCATCAGAACCTTGACGGCGGTTTTCTGCAGGTCCCGGATGAGGTTGAAAAACGCCACCCCGTCGGTCTTCCTCATCCAGTAGTCGCACAGGATGAGGTCGAAGATCTCCTGCGTCACGGCCTCGGTCGCTTCCGAAAAATCCGTCGGCGAGACGACGCGGCACTCCTCATTTCGCAGGGAATCGACGAGCTTGTCGCGGAGCACCGGCTCTTCTTCCCAAACGAAGATGTTTCGGATGGCGGCTCGCTCCTTGTTGCTGTATTGTCCTGTTGCGGGCAGCGTTTGATGATCAGCAAATGACATGCCGGAAAATAAACCGCAGGTCAGCCGGGAAAACCAGCGAAACGTAGGCATTTTTTCGTTACCCGTTCGGATGGCGGAGAGGGAGTTTTAAGAAAATCGTCATTCGGTCTGACAATATTCTCAGAAAGCGGATCGAGAACAAGCGCTACCAGGGACGCAATCGGATCATCGAATACGAATCGAAACCTGCAAAAGGAGAGATCCATGTACAACGCCAAGGCGTACTCCGTTGCCGGCGAGACATCGCCGTTCGCCTCCACCAGGATCCCGCGGCGCGACGCCACCGATCGCGACGTGCAGATCGAAATCCTCTACTGCGGCATATGCCACTCCGACCTCCACACGGCCCGGAACGAGTGGGCCAGCGTCATGCCTACGGTCTACCCCTGCGTCCCCGGCCATGAGATCGTCGGGCGGGTGACCAGGGTCGGCTCCGCGGTCAAGAAGTTCAAGGCCGGCGATCTCGCCGCGGTCGGGTGCCTGGTCGACTCGGACGGCGCCTGCCCCGAGTGCAGCGCGGGGCAGGAGCAGTTCTGCCGGAAAGCGGTCTTCACGTACAACTCCCCGGACAAGCATCTCGGCACCGTCACCTACGGCGGGTATTCCGAAAGCATCGTCGTCGACGAGCGCTTCGTGCTGCGGGTCCCGTCCAACCTCGAACTCGCCGGCGCCGCCCCGCTGCTCTGCGCCGGGATCACGACGTACTCTCCCATGCGCCGCTGGGGCGTGGGCAAGGGGAAGAAGGCCGGCGTGGTCGGACTCGGCGGGCTGGGCCACATGGGGGTAAAGTTCGCGCATGCGTTCGGGGCCCATGTCGTCGTCTTTACGACCTCGCCGGGCAAGAAGGAAGACGCGCTTCGCCTCGGCGCCGACGAGGTCGTCCTCTCCCGCAACGCCGACGAGATGAAGAAACATGCAGGCAGCTTCGACTTCATCCTCGATGCCGTCTCCGCCGAGCACGACATCAACGCCTACATCAACCTCCTCCGCCGCGACGGCAACATCACGCTCGTCGGAGCTCCGGAGAAGCCGCTCCCCGTCGGCGCCTTCGGACTCCTGTTCGGGCGCCGCAGCCTCTCCGGCTCGCTCATCGGCGGCATCCCCGAGACCCAGGAGATGCTCGACTTCTGCGGAGCGCACAACATCACATCCGACGTCGAGGTCATCCCGATACAGAAGGTCAACGAGGCGTACGAGCGGCTGCTTAAGTCCGACGTGAAGTACCGCTTTTCCATCGACATGGCTTCCCTCAAATCCGAGTGATAGGATCGGGGAACCATAGAAGACGGAACCGGAGGGTATCCCGATGATGTACGGCCCCCCCATCGACCTGGCAACCGCGAAAAAGGTTGTCGAGGCAGCGGAGGCAGAGGCGACCAGGAACGGATGGACCGTGGTCATCTGCGTCGTCGACAGCACGGGCCATGTGGTGCTCCTGGAGAGGATCGATCATACCCAGTACGGAAGCATCGATCTCGCCCGGGCGAAGGCGCAGACCGCGCTCGACTACAAGCGGCCCACGAAGTCGTTCGAGGAGGGGATCGCGGCAGGCGGGTTCAACGTTAGATGGCTGTCGGTGAACGGCGTCTGCGCGCTGGAGGGCGGCATCCTTCTGCAGCGGGACGGCAGGATCGTCGGCGCCATCGGAGTCTCGGGCGCCAAATCCACGGAGGACGCCCAGGTGGCCGAGGCGGGGGCGAAGGCGCTCCTGTAATTCCTTATCGCGCCGCACCGCTTGCCCGCGCGCCGAAGCGAGCGGACATGCGGCTTCCGCTCAATATCTCGCCCGGTCCGGGTCGGCTGCGTACGCCTTCAGCAGCTTCTGCGCCTCTTCGTCCGCCACATGGATGCAGGGGATCTTGCGCTTCTCCGGGAGAACGGCCATCTGTTCGTAGAGGAACCGGTCGTCGAAGCCGATGCCGGCCGCGACGTCCGCTCCGAGGCCGTAATAGACCCTGTCGATCCTCGCCCAGTAGGCGGCGGCGAGGCACATCGGGCACGGCTCGAAGCTGGTGTACAGCTCGCAACCCTCGAGGCGGAAATCCCCGATCCGCCGGCAGGCCTCGCGGATCGCGACGATCTCCCCGTGCGCGGTCGGATCGTTGGAGCCGACGACGCGGTTCCAGCCCTCGCCGACGATCTCGTCGCCTTTCACGACCAATGCGCCGAAAGGGCCGCCGTCGCCCGCTTCCAGCCCCTTGCGGGCCAGTTCGATCGCGCGCCGGAGAAAACGTTTCGTACGCTCCCGGTCGCTTGGAGAGTTTTCCATCTGCGGATCCTCCCGATTTCTTTCCATTGGGATGCCGAGGAAAGCTACGGGAATCGCCGTTGACACTCGTGCCGCGAACTCAGGAAAATGAGGGGTCATTCACTGGGTCCCCGGCGAAGCCGACGGGAACCATTACGAGGAGGGGTATAGCATGCATCGGATGGGAAGAGCATGGTTCGTCCTGCTGTCGATCCTGCTTGCGGCGGTCCTGCTCCCCGGCGGAGCGCGCGCCGATTTCGACCTGTCCTGGTCCGCGATCGAGAACATCATCAACGGCCTTCCGAAATCGGCCGAAACGGTGCGGGAGCTTTCCCCCCCGGGCGTCAACCCGAGGATCTTCCTGATCTACATGCCGAACATCCAGCAGGCGGAAACGGAGTACCGGAACATCACGTTCGCCCCGGGCGGCAAGGTGAGGATCGACGCGGGCGGCTGCGCGCAGCCCGGCGCGACCTTCCCGCCTTCCGCGACCTGGAAGCGGTACGTCAACCCCATCGACGGGAACGGGAATCCGTTTCCCGGCCATTACGGTCAGGTCGGCCTCACGGGGGCGATCAACGGCCTGCAGCCGATCCAGAATTACAACGGAAAGGTCATCGACATCCCCAAGAACCTGGGCAACCCCACGCAGCTCGGCCAGTTCTACCTGCGGCTGGGATACGTGGACACCAATTACGGCGACAACGGGTACTGGGGCAGGATCAACATGTTCGGCGTCCCCGACGACGGCCCGAAGATGCAGTGCCTCGGCCAGCGCGAGGCCTACGTCCTCGTGAGGGTGTGGGCGCCCGCGTTGACGCTGAACCCGCTCGGCGCGGTCTCGCTCAAGGCGCAGTCCAACGGGAAATTCGTCTGCGCGGAAAACGCCGGGACGCTGCCGCTGGTCGCCAACCGGGACGCCGCGGCCCAGTGGGAGACCTTCGAGCTGTTCGACGCGGGGGCGAACCGGGTCGTCCTCAAGGCGGCGGCGAACGGCAAGTTCGTCCGCGTCGATCCCTTGAAGCTGTTCGCCCTCGTCGCAGACCGGGACGCCGCCGGCTCGTCGGAAACCTTCGAGAAGGTGGACATGGGCGGCGGAAAGATCGCCCTCAAGTCCATGGTGAACAACCTGTTCGTCGCCGCGGATCCCGGGGGGAAGCTGCCGCTGTACGCCAACCGCCCGTCGCCGGGGCCCTGGGAGACTTTCGTCCTCGCGGGCGGCGGCCAGAGCGGGGCCGTGCTCGGAGCGCAGCCCGGGGTGCAGCCCTTCACGCAGCCGGGAATGGTCGTCGGGACCATGGCGGGGGCGACGCCGGTCCAGGGGACACCGGCCGGCGGGAAGACCGTCGCCTGCGCGCCGAAGATCACGATCACGACGAAGATCGACGACGGGTGGGTGAAGGCGAATTACGGCCCGTCGGCGATGACGGCCAACCAGAACAACTTCGACGTGTTCATATACTCCTCAAACAGCACGGCGGCGCCGGGTTATGTGTCGTGCCACTACATCAGCGCCAACAGGGACGTCGGCAACCTCTTCTTCAAGTTCCCGTGCAAGAGCGCCGTCAAGAACGGGGAGCACTCGTATTCCTGCGCGCCGTGACCGGTCCCGGCTGAAAACGAAACGGGGGATGCGGCCGGAAACGCGCATCCCCCGCTACGGCATTGAAGTCTCGACGCTCAGCAGCTTCGGCCCCTGCTTGATCCGGAACGTTCCGCCCGCCGTCTCCCAGATCCAGCCGGAGTATCCGTAGCCCCCGATGGCCTTGATCACGAAGGCGCCGCGCCAGGACTCCTCGCGGGGGATGTTCAGCGCGATCGTTCCGAACCTCCCGAAGGTGTAGGCCGGGACCGGATGGCAGTAATCCTCGCCCGCCAGCTCCTTCGCCGCATCCGCCGCCTCCTTCCCGCCGAAGAGCGCCGCGCGCAGCCCGTATTTGTGGGCCTTCGCGCGGGCAACGACCTCCTCTTTCGTATCGAAGGGAGAGGTGAACGCCACGGGGCCGAAGACCTCCTCCCGCATGCCTAACATGCCGTCCGTGGCGTCCCGGACGATCGTGGGATGGATCAGGTTCCCCTCGATCCCGCCGCCGCAGACGATTTTCGCACCCATCGCCGCCGACTCCTCGAGCTGCTCCCGGATCCGCGCGACCGCCAGGGAGCTCGCCACGGGGGAGACGTCCGTCCGGGCGTTTTCCGGGGAGCCGGCGACGAGCGCGCGGACGCGCTCTTCGAACCGCGCGAGGAACTCTTCGTAGATCGAGCGGTGGACGAAGATCCTTTTCGGGGCGATGCACGTCTGTCCGGAGTAGGAGAACTTCGAGGCCAACAGGTCCTCGAGGGCAAGGCCGAGGTCCGCGTCGGGGAACACGATGAAGGGATCCTGCCCGGGTCCCTCGAAGACCAGTTTCTTTCCGCTTTCGCGGAACGCCTTCTCGTAGGGGAGGATGTTTTCGTCCGAGCCGAACGCGATCACGGCGGAGACGCCGGGATCCTCCAGCGACCGCCGCAAAAACTCCTTCCCGCTCTCCCGCGTGAAACGGATGTCGTCTCCGAAGATCGGCCGGTAGAGCGACTCCGTGAGGGCGGAGAGGCCGGATCCCTTCGAGGAGAATTTCACGTTCACGCGATTCCCCGCCATGTAGAGCGACGCGATCGCGGTGTTGAGCCAGGAGCTGCCGTTGTAGGAGAGCATGAGGGAAACGGAGGAGCCCTCTCCGCCGAGGGGACGCCTTCCTTCGAGGATCGGCCTCGCGTCGGGGAACATCCTGAGCCGCGAGATCGTGACGCCCACTTCCGTCTCGCTGTCCTTGACGGTGAACAGCAGGTCGCGGGCCGCCTCCCGGGCGATCCGCGCCCGATTCTTCCCGAGGCTCTCCGCCAGCTCCAGGAGCTTCCCGCACCGTTCGTCGTAAAGTCGGGTCACGTGGATCCTCTACCTCTTCCTCTCCATCCTCTGCCAGTTCTTGTTGCTGCCGACATTGGGGTTGAAATCGCTCTGGTCGCTGAAGACGTATTCGCTGCCGTCGGTCCAGGCATTGCGCATGCCGGTGGGTAGCTGGATCTCCCGGTCGTTCACCGGGTCGCGGTAGGTGTCCACGCCGCGGACCGCCTCGCTGTACTTGTCGAAGATGCGGTCCTGCGCCGCGCTGCGCTGCCGATATCCCTTGACGATCATGTCGCTGACTTCCTGCTGGCTGCGCCGGATCTGCTGCATCCGGTCGAATACGGCCTGCTGGTGTCGAAGCTGCTCCCGGGTGACGGTGGCGGCCAGGCGGGTGCCCGCCTCGGCCCAGGCCGGATTTTCCAGGTAGCTGTCGAGCATCACACGGAACAGCGGCGCCCGGCCTGCCATCTCCTCGGCCGGCGCCTGGAAGCTGTTGACCTGGGTGATCCACGTGACCGACGTCACCGGCCCGTACATGCCCTGCAGGTACGCCGTCATGCGGGTGACCGCCACGGTCAGCTCCTCGACGATCACGCGCCCCTGCCTGCGGTACTGCACCCGGAGGTGCCCCGCGTCGGAGGCGAGTTCGAACCGGAAGGTGAACGGCGAGATCGTGTGAAAGAGGGCCATCTGGTGCTCCGCGATCTCCCGGGTCTTCCGGGCCAGCTCGGGCAGCGCCGCGCTTTCCAGCACCTTCAGGTCGCCGATGTCCTTGCGGTGGCGCGGCAGGAAGACGTTGCGGAGGAAATCGACGGCGCTCACGGGCGCCATTATCTCCGTGCCGGTCCGGGCGTAGGACATCTGCAGGTTGGGATCCTGGGACCAGAAGAAGTTCTCGTGGGGGAAATGCTCGAAGAGCGACCGGCCGTCGGGGCTTGCGGCCTTGAAGGCGATGGTCGCCAGGGGCGGAAACTTCTGCATGTCCCAGGTGACGCCGCCCTGGAAGCGCCATTTCTCCGGGACCAGCAGGCGGAACGCTTCGATGCCGAATCCCTGCCTGTCCATCGCCACCTGCTTGTGGAAGCGCATGGAGCGTGGCGGGGCCGCCCAGGCAAGGGAGTGACCGGCAAGAAGGCCGGCGACGACCAGCAGGAGCACGGGGCGGAATCGCCTTCGCATCGTTCGCCTCCCGGGATGACGGGGAACTTCCCCCTGGTATCGGTCCAGTTTGAGTTTATCACCGCCTCCTCCTCACCCGGCGTTGCGTTACAATACATGTTGATATCGCCGGATTGGAGGAAGGATGCTCATCACATACGAATACGAATGCGGTTCCTGCGGATACCGGTTCGAGCGCGACCAGGCCATCAGCGACAAGCCGGTGGCGAAATGCCCCAAGTGCGGGAAGAAGCCGCAGCGGCTGATCAGCGGCGGGAGCGGGTTCATCTGGAAGGGAGGGGACAACGGCCCCGGCCGGTTCACTTCCGTCGACGATACCGCGCGCCTCGGGCGCACGGGCAGGACCCGCGTGACCCCGGAAGGGAAATCCGCCCGCGGGAAGGGGAGGTAGCCATGTACCGGCTCGTCCTCAACGGGACTCCCCGCATCGACGTTGCCTACCGGGACAAGACGATCTCCTACGCGACGGACGGCTCCCTGGTCAATCCGCTGGAGGCGACCTACGCGGCGCTGGCCGGCTGCGCCGGCGTGTACGCGATCAAGGCCTGCAAAAAGCTGGGGATCTCCGACGCCGGCATCGACATCCAGCTCAAGCCCATGGTGAAGGCGGCCAACCCCGCCATGCCGGGGCGCATCGTGACCACGGTATCCTTTCCGCCGCACATCGGCCGGGAGCAGCGCGACGCGATCCTCGAATCGATCGGGGAATGCGCGGTGAAGAAGCTGATCCGGAGCGGGTCGGACGTGGAATTCCAGGTCGCGGAGGCCGAAGCTGGCGGATAAGCTCTGTCACGGGTAACTTTTTTTATATTCAATCGCCCGGAACGGGGGCGACCTTCGGGTTCCTTCATGTAACTCGCTGTTTTTCTTGTGATTTATCCCCAGTGCGGCCCGGGGTTATGATGGGATGGGAATCCCGGGGGCCGATCCCGAGAATCGCTCCTGAAATTGAAACTGCTGTTAATCAATTTCCTTCCTAATAACTGGGGGAATCATGTTCGTCAACTCTTGAGAGACGTGTGTAAAAAGGGGGTGACGTCATGACTCGCAAGATCCTCATAATGATGCTGGCGTTGGTGTTCGCTGCGTCGACGCCTGCGGTGCTTCTTGCGGGGGGCTTCGAGAAGTTCGACGACAAGAAGTTCGTCGACGACAAGAAGTTCGAGAAGTTCGAAAAGGACGACTTCAAGTTCGACAAATTCGACCGCAAGTTCTTCTTCGACGATGATCCGTTCGAAGACTTCTTCTTCAAGAAGGCGTTCTTCCACGGGTTCTTCGACGACTGACGCTTGCTGGTAGATGTGCCTCTTCCGCCCCGGCCGACAAGACGACACGGGGAGGGGTGACCGGGGCGGAAGGACGGGCGGCGGGGGAACAAAAAATCCCGTCGCTTTTTTCATATCGGCTGATTATTCAACGGTTAAATAGTATTTCCCCGCAGGAATCACTGGTGGTTCCCGAGATGGTTCGACAAGTATCTTTCTTGATAACGAAACTTCCCTTGAGCGATTTCATTCATAGGTTTCAAGGTGAGTCGCATTCATTATCTCGGAGTACGTGGAGATAGTGTGGAGATAAAAGCGTGCGCAATGAGGAGGGTGATATAGATGATTCGCAAAATTCTCATATTGTTATTCGTGGCGATCTTCGCCGCGTCGACGCCGTCGGTGCTTCTTGCGGGTGATAAAGACGACCACAAGAAGATGGATATGGACGACCACAACAATAAGATGGACAAGGACGACGACGATTTCGATGATCTGGAAGACCTGTTCGACCTTGGCGATGTGTTCGATCTGGAGGACCTGCTCGACTAGGCGTGTAGAAGACTGGCCGGCGAGTATTTAGAAAGCCGTAAGCATCAAAGGGGGTGATGTCATGGCTCGCAAGATAAACATACTGTTGCTGGCGGCGTTCCTTGTCGCATCGACGTCGGCAGCGGCTCTTGCGGGAGATTTCGAGAGGGATGACGGCTTCAACGGGTTCGGCGTCAATCCGTTCATCGCCAATCGGTTTGTCGTCAACCCGTTCATCGCCAATCCGTTCCTCGTCAATCCATTTCTCGCCAATCCGTTCGTCTTCGATCCGTTCAACCGTGGCTTCTTTTTCGATGATGACGACTTTTTCTTCGGCGGGGATAGGGATGACTAGTCGGGAATGACCGGCGCTCGGGCGGCGGGGTCCGGAACGGTCCCCGCCGCTTTTTTTGTATCGATCAATGGCCCATGCAGGCGCTGGGCGGCGTCGCGGGTGCCCAACGATGCCATTAATTTCGGGCTGACCGGTCTGCCGGAACGCAAGGGACGGGCTTCCG is a genomic window of Thermodesulfobacteriota bacterium containing:
- a CDS encoding OsmC family protein, whose amino-acid sequence is MYRLVLNGTPRIDVAYRDKTISYATDGSLVNPLEATYAALAGCAGVYAIKACKKLGISDAGIDIQLKPMVKAANPAMPGRIVTTVSFPPHIGREQRDAILESIGECAVKKLIRSGSDVEFQVAEAEAGG
- a CDS encoding aldehyde dehydrogenase family protein — encoded protein: MTRLYDERCGKLLELAESLGKNRARIAREAARDLLFTVKDSETEVGVTISRLRMFPDARPILEGRRPLGGEGSSVSLMLSYNGSSWLNTAIASLYMAGNRVNVKFSSKGSGLSALTESLYRPIFGDDIRFTRESGKEFLRRSLEDPGVSAVIAFGSDENILPYEKAFRESGKKLVFEGPGQDPFIVFPDADLGLALEDLLASKFSYSGQTCIAPKRIFVHRSIYEEFLARFEERVRALVAGSPENARTDVSPVASSLAVARIREQLEESAAMGAKIVCGGGIEGNLIHPTIVRDATDGMLGMREEVFGPVAFTSPFDTKEEVVARAKAHKYGLRAALFGGKEAADAAKELAGEDYCHPVPAYTFGRFGTIALNIPREESWRGAFVIKAIGGYGYSGWIWETAGGTFRIKQGPKLLSVETSMP
- a CDS encoding zinc ribbon domain-containing protein, which produces MLITYEYECGSCGYRFERDQAISDKPVAKCPKCGKKPQRLISGGSGFIWKGGDNGPGRFTSVDDTARLGRTGRTRVTPEGKSARGKGR